Genomic DNA from Aphanothece sacrum FPU1:
CACTAAGTAAGGTCGTGAAACATTGAGAACTTCAGCAGCTTGTTGAGTAGTCATGTAAGTTTCATCAGGAACAACAGTGACAGATTTGCCTTGCCGCAAAGCTGTTAGTATATTCGAGATAGTTTCATATTCATGTTCCGATAGGGGAATTTTGTGTCCTTTGACTAACAGAGAATAGTCAGTATCTTTTGAAGATAAACCACTATCCCCTTTTAGATTAACTTTCGGGAAACTTTTTGAATGTTTAATTAGACGAGTGGTAGACA
This window encodes:
- a CDS encoding helix-turn-helix domain-containing protein; the encoded protein is MSTTRLIKHSKSFPKVNLKGDSGLSSKDTDYSLLVKGHKIPLSEHEYETISNILTALRQGKSVTVVPDETYMTTQQAAEVLNVSRPYLVKLLENHEIPFTKVGNRRKVLVKDLLAYKEQRDTERRQVLREFSASIYEDGLDELDYESVSQIINED